The following are from one region of the Nicotiana tomentosiformis chromosome 7, ASM39032v3, whole genome shotgun sequence genome:
- the LOC138895640 gene encoding uncharacterized protein, translating to MQQTIDNLTGQLNVVNAALQGLLRGGGNKIGGIVNLAHVAQKLKIPEPKPYSGAQNAKEVENVIFDIEQYFDVVGGLEEAKKVAIAIMYLQDNAKLWWRVKYEAIKAGEDALETWAELKVAICLQFFPENVEYNARRNLRELCQNKSVRDYVREFSTLMLNIRDIGDKDKLFTFLEGLKPYARMEFQRQRVDTLPKAIQEAECLGDYQVKARKDRSQQPVRGGFKGGQPNTGGPSRSGGDRSATKSKAPSSGSTSAASSNNDRGRKPPSGCRHCGGPHWNNKCPHAQMNAHQAFKDGTDDNADDADQTGPVCAFNAIVGSISEPLAGTSAGIHKKKDPCPIAKKGTPPHQERTLMFVDMKVNVPLTELLKKVTPWDWGPKRAEAFDALKMAMSSSPVLALPDLAKPFEVQTDASDYALGGVLLQEGHHVAYESRKLKDAERRYAAHEKELLGCDAEENTWERGTKLKDYKSLIDDYLARKALRTSPTQVGENVMGGFPAMPHDPLDAPRGVLGFPGANGV from the exons atgcaacaaactatagacaacttgacaggccagctcaacgttgtcaatgctgctttacaaggcctgctTCGAGGAGGTGGAAACAAAATCGGGGGTATTGTGAACCTCGCCCATGTGGCCCAAAAattgaaaattcctgagccaaagccatacagtggagctcagaatgccaaagaagtggaaaacgtcatcttcgacatcgaacaatacttcgatgtcGTGGGgggcctagaagaagctaagaaggtagcaattGCTATCATGTATCTTCAGGAtaatgccaaactctggtggcgggtgaaatacgaagccatcaaggctggtgaagatgccctcgagacatgggcagaactgaaggtaGCCATatgcctacagttcttccccgaaaatgttgagtacaatgctagGAGAAATCTACGGGAGCTCTGCCAGAACAAATCAGTGCGGGATTATGTGCGGGAATTCTCTACGCTCATGCTAAACATCCGCGATAtaggggacaaagacaaactcttcaccttcctggaagggttgaaaccttatgcccgcatGGAGTTtcaaagacaaagggtagacacgttacctaaggcaatccaagaagcagagtgccttggggattatcaagtGAAAGCCCGGAAGGACAGgtctcaacagcctgtccgaggaggattcAAAGGAGGCCAGCCgaacactggtggccctagcagaagtggaggagaccggagtgcaaccaaatctaaggCTCCCTCCTCAGGCAGTACTAGCGCTGCATCTagcaacaatgatcgggggaggaaaccCCCCTCAGGATGCcgtcattgcggcggaccacattggaataataaatgcccacatgcacagatgaacgcccatcaagcttttaaggatgggacggatgacaatgccgatgatgcggaccagaccggaCCAGTTTGTGCATTCAATGCCATTGTTGGATCtatttctgagcccttagcgggaaccagtgctggtatccataagaagaaggacccctgtccaatcgccaagaaagggactcctcctcatcaagagaggaccttaatgttcgttgacatgaaggtaaatg tgccgctgacagaacttctcaagaaggtcacaccgtgggattggggccccaagcgggcagagGCTTTCGACGCATTGAaaatggctatgtctagtagcccagtcttggccctccctgacttagccaagccattcgaagtgcaaacggatgcctccgactatgcacttggtggagtattgctacaggAAGGGCATCACGTAGCATACGAGAGCCgaaaactgaaggatgcagagcggcgctatgccgcccatgagaaagaattattg ggatgtgatgcagaggagaatacttgggagaggggaacaaaacTCAAAgactacaagagcctgattgatgattaccttgcaaggaaggcgctgaggacgtcgccaactcaggtgggggagaatgtcatgggcggctttccagccatgccccatgaccccttggacgcgccccgtggcgtcctg